agtacaaatacttcgttactgtacttaagtagatttttctggtatcagtattttactccactatttatttttcagacaactttttacttttactcattacatttttacataaatatctgtacttttcacttcttacattttcaaaacagactcgttactttagttttaatccattgatttggtgaaatatatattttttattttcactgcttgccgatttcagccgaacaaccgatttcctgttactgtgcatctttttcaatccactggtgtataaagtcctgactctcacttaccacagatgtagactagttacgaggctaagaatcagcaggcagaaggcagtaagaagtttggggttaatgtggatgagacagagggagtcagtgatgtaaacatgactgagaacagacacattcatgatcatcatcatcttttctctgcttgtgttttatatgcggatcttcagcctggacacattcattaggtaacaacatttttaattcgttttgtatatatatatatatatatatatatatatatatatatatatatatatatatatatatatatgtgtatgtatgtatatgtatatttggctgtcaaaatgaaaattattttaaacagcatgacattttattaacgtgcgatcaattcagcgcacatttctgtttccccaaatgtaaatacataaataaataactaaataaaaaagaggcgaaattaaaacctttggcaaaaaataaatttatccacgacgtcctttctttacttagatataaaataaataaataaaaatatttttaatcagtatttttttattttttatttctgcgccaagtctcaaatcaaacaccaaatccgccatgttttacacaatttaccctctgggtggcgttttgtgggtttttcccttataatggcgacacaaacttacaTTAATGTCTTTaatgatcgtacagataaaaacaatacatcattcaaatctgtaaaatgtctataattttatatatataagcttcctgacttaacttgaagaggtgcagtctctccggtatcacctcaataactgtccgtgtggaaacatagcattTTAATGGCTTTTAAttatgtccacacatctctgcactgttatagcctttatatttaatcactgtacatatgcttaagtcaagtcaagtcaagtttattccTGTagaacttttcacaacagaaattgtctcaaagcagctttacagaaatcaacagttagggtgaatggtgtgtatttatccctgatgagcagccgtggcgactgtagcaaggaaaaactcccttagatgtaacaaggaagaaaccttgagaggaaccagactcaaaagggaaacccatcctcatttgggtgacatcaagagtttgatcataaatctttcaacaatacagaacactggagagtgagaactaacatgagttctggagtataagattagaAGTAATGTTCttcctacagtcttatacagtctatatggttagtagctcctagttttatgagctcaacatttgtgatcatcacagatccagcatcagcttctccatgccagagcctttaaacactccaggaggtccaatgtcaaaaccacacatgtagtgggatccaattggaactggtacgtctctagatggttcgggatgtttgcgagttcggcatctacttcttcaaaggtccatattcttcacgaggtgggaggtgactggagctggccaaacctcagaatgcctcaggatggggacggaaagagaagcagtggagaggaattagcgtagctgctgttcatgatattaacagcacaagttgataatgtgcatgtgatcagatgttctggagcacaaggttatgatgtgagacgtatgttatgtgtaggctttgctaaaaagatatgtttttaatctgcacttaaactgggagagtgtgtctgaaccctgaaccactgtcaggaagactattccagagtttaggagctaaatgtgaaaatgatctaccgcctttagtggactttgctattctaggaactactagaagcccagagttttgagatctcagtgagcgtgacggattgtagcgtgttaaaagactggagagatacatggagataatccatttagtgctttataagtacatatatatcacatgctgtaaatatgatacatgtttaacacctccaagctgccagttttgggcacctaagcaagcccttaactcactactgctcatttagtaaatgagatcattaagagtcacTCGgtataaacacttccaacaggaagtggctatatctcgctatctttgtctctctattttctctatctaattgtctctgtgtctcttttagtaaatgtctctgtctcattgtatatgtctctctcttgctgtctctctatttgtttctcactctttctaaagctgtgtctgtgtctttttgtctttgtctctgtctctgtctttcctgcttatttacatgtctaacaaagttttgagttttgaagtaatgccattagtgatctatgatgaaagactttcctggttcgattcttacctctagtttcatattgaacattataagaagtttttaaaaacagaacaatgaaacgtcattaaaattggttgctggtaaatcatggtatatcagtggtgcaggtgttggagatgtggttcttgtacctgagtcacttctcatagacttcgagttactgagagaatgtacaggaaggagaagttttaaCCCTCCAAAattcatgatctaagagaaaacagtggtctcttaactatagaaaaccaagagtccaataagcaataGCTTGTTTGCCACCcctgtggtagtgtagtggttagtgcTGTGGTCTCTGCTATCTGACTTACCTGGTTCGATTCCtacccttagctttcctttaaattgtttaaaaagttttaataaagaactataaaaggtcctaaaaatcaggttcttgcaggagatcctgtggctcatctggaagagctttgcctctgtgttgagaggttgccggttcaaaccccgggCAGGGCTcgaagttaagagtgtggaaggtgtcaggaatggctgcgtggaaggttggatgtggacgGTTTCGGAGGGTGTATCCTGAAgtaggggggcaatatccgggcatctgcccccccagcgtctgagaagctgaaaagagggggttatgaagcaaaaacctccaaaaaagtatcgacttaggtttttggcagaaattttccctatatatgcaaaactatcACCCTCAATTTTTCTGAGGCAttgaagcagcaggtcttcacagcctttgtttaccgtcaaccactccattgctcaccacagAGTACTTTCTACACAGCTTACCCAATGCAGGGagaagccagatttgaaccagcaacctctgagctcagaggcaaggcttttatcacaaagccatcaagtcccacaacacaccttcttttttttgggggtttatccttcgtttcatgcttcaaaacaagaaattcaaccagacagaaacacagaaagcaggattcgaaccctgaaccctaccaacagcgaaataccagtcttaacccactgaaccatcgggaaggcTGCgatgattgtttagagcaggtctatcttttctttcaaaccatcaacacaagaatataatgctaaagacagacgtaggaagcaaacccatattgtgactagcagggacaagcaagattcgaaccctgattcacaccattagcgaggccaccagcattaacccactgaactatcaggaaggacaagctgggaagcttgtttaaagctggtctatctttctttttaacccatcaaaacaagaatatgaagatgtaggaatcaggaattgaacctacctcatgactagcagacagaaagccaggtttgaaccctgaccaccaacattagcaaagtaccagccttaacccactaagccatcagaaaaaaacaggatgggaagcttgattagagcaggtctatcattcttttcaaaccatcaacacaagaattaaACGCTAaggaaagatgtaggaagcgaatacagatgtaagtagcacaagttgaacccacattgtaaatagcaggaagaaagcaggattcgaaccctgatcctcaccgtCAAGTCAAGTGgtttttattgtgatttctactatacacagtggtacacattacacagtaaaaacgagacaaagttcctccggaaccctggtgttacactaaacaacaacaagctacataaagtgcatcgagtgcaacctagtgcaaacagtgcagacaaaaaacaagtccagacagacagaaaacacaagacaacacaagaaaagacacaaaaaatCTAAGATAGCGCCCACTAGTAaacctgtatactgtatactctgaatatacagtactgtatgaggagaaatgtaaaaactatacccgggagtgaatataaacagacacaatgtagtgcaaaaaacagcagcagtcaagaggtgcaaaagacagcatgtaaacagtatagtataataacagtatagtgtaataagaaacagtaaaggtgcaaaaaacagcatataaATGGTATAATAGAgccaaaggtgcaaaaaacagcatgtaaacagtgtagtacggTAGAGTataatgatggtggaatgggctgagatgagtaatgagtgtgtgtcgaGTGTTAAGTCTAGGACttcagcgaggcaccagccttaacccactgaaccatggaagagatcagactgggaagcatgtttagatgaggcacaagccttaaaccactgagcgaccactgctgaaaagcatgtgtgctttttggagggttcatactttgtttcatgtcagcgcagtaagaaagaaggcatgtaggactggctttgaaaccttatcaccagcgtggactatattaaggaccatgttcaggcacaacccttaacccactgagctaccacagaagtgccttttttttttggtggggttatctttcattaaagaccaggaaatcaagaaattaatccaacacagaaaggtccagaagttttatttactaacacagcaaccaggaatcaaactctcaaactcatcctcgtggggaccctgacatctatctatctatctatctatctatctctaatatgatgtgaggtccagttaacagctaaaacaggtagaagtaattactttttacttaagtacatgtgagagccaagacttctttactttcacttgagtaaaaaggtttaatcagtacttcaacttttacccgagtattttaaaacatgagtatctgtacttctacttaagtaaaggatgtgtgtacttttgccagcCAAATATTTCAAATCTTGACTACAGCGCACCTGTTGGCATTTTTTCATAGTTGAGTTGCTTAGTCTTGTTTCCACACCAGAAGCATGGCTTTTTGGCAGCAATACTTCCATGAAGATAGGTCTCACTGGTTTCTGCCAAgtctttgctgatggcactgctggacataTGTCAAAGGGAAGCATGTTTCTTCTGGTGCATTAAATTTCTTTTGCTGACTACTGCATCTATGGTCCTCAGCATCGCccatttctttgtgcttcttcaaaatagcttgaagagcacatcttgaaaccccagtctttaaaatctttgccctgaagagaccttgctgatgGAGCATAACTACCTCGTATTTTACCATGGTGTATAACCAGTGACTTCCAACACCTCTGCCTTAGCAGTTAGGCTGTTCCTTACCCAGTTTTCagcctcctacacagctgtttctccTTAATTTAATgtcaacctacatatgaaattatCAGGACTAATTTTGTGCTAATTTTGTAATTTGACCCTACAAAATCCGAGTTTGGGCAAGTTTACCATGTCTGCAAAGGTTTGAATtaactgcttgttttttttataatttaaaaaaaaaaaaaaaaaaaaaaaacaccacacccTACATCAAGCTGCATTTCTTCCCAAATAGGGAACAAGAACTAGTGGTGGTGTCAAATCAAACCCCCTCCCCACCAAATAAAAGGTTATTTCTACAAATTTCATGCATGTCTTAAACGCACTTTACTTATAGATTATTAAATTCACATTCTTCCCAAACAAGACCAGGGTGTGACCATAAGCTTGTAGCACAACAGCTACACCAACTTCAGTTTGTGAGCATTTGTTTCCTCATGGAGCATAATCAGTAGTGCcagtttaatgtttaagttatgaccttttgtactttttccatTTATGGAAACTGAaggtgaaaagagaaaaaaaaaaaaaattacatctcAGCTAAATAGTAACAGTCAAATGTTGAGAAGCCACTCACTGCTAAAGGCAGATTGACTACAGACCTAATGGTGATCTTGACTGTGTTGAGGAAGACTCATAGCAAACATAAGTTATTCTAAGAACGGATAGCAATGTTAAGACACcccaaaaaggaaaaaaataaaataaaaaataagtctgAATTACTTCACTTGAAAATGCAGCAAGTCGTGTTTAAATTGCCTGCCAAAGTAAGACCCAAAGTATAGCATCAAGTTTgccaaaagaaaatgtaaaatatgggTGTTTATTCACATACATGTCAAGTTTTACATATGTACAGATAACATGCTCACAACCATCAAATGTAAAATTCCTTGCAGTaacaaagattaaataaaacctctaattaaaaaaaaataaattgcacgTCACTTGAGAAAAATCACAAATTAAAACATAACAGATCAAATGCCAGAGTCCCAAATTGTCCATGGAAATCTTTCCAGGCTACTTTGATGAATCTTCTGAAGCAACATTATCTTCTGTTTCAGTCTCAACCCCTGCATTCTCAGTCTCATCCTCCAGATCACTTCCAGATTCTTCATTTTCACTCTCGGGATTTTCATCTTCTGCATCAAAGGCAATTTCTCGCAGGTCTTCCAAGCTGTCTGGACTTTTACCAGTTAACCGCTGTCaccaaatgaataaatttaGTATCCGGAATACGACTAGATCTACATGAATCATAATGAGCGACAAAAGCCTTACCTCAATCATATCAGCCATGTGTTGGACATGCTGCGCTAGCTCCTGTAGTTCATCATTTTCACTTTGCAGCTTAGCAATCTGCTCATCTTTGGCTTCTATTTCCTTGTGAAGCTGTTTGGGGAAACATTTGCCATTTATGAAATTCGAGTGTGGATAAACAAGATCCCCATCTTCACTGTATACACACCATCTCTTAATAGTTTATAGGTTAGgttaataaatacaaagattTGTAACTGTTCAGCAGGGTTTGCTCATGAAAAGCCAATAGAGCAAACATTTACAATCACAAACCACCGGGAATTCATGTTCAATAAGAGACGACAGCCAGAAATTACGCATACAAAAGCAGTTAACCGGAGCATGCTCCTGTTTAATACATCTTGCGAGGCCGGTTTTTGCATTTCCATTTCGGGTAATATTACAGTAAACAAGGTATGGTAAAAACCTTTAAAAGGAACTGCATCAGTACTCAATACATCAAGCCTGAGAACAAAACCGATGTTATGATGACTTATCGGTGCGGAAAGAATTTCATGTAAAACAGGGCTAGGTGCTAAAATCAAACCTTCTCATTCTCTTGGAGAACGTTGAAAAGGGCTTTCCGCCGCTCCTCTGCCAACTCCTTCCAGTAAGATGCCGTAGGGGtttctgaggggaaaaaataacaacTGGTCATTATCTTTGCCCAGATCTCCCAGGCTACACAATAGACCTTTGGACGGGTTTAAGAATGACACCATATTTAATATTTCCACTATACAAGTGTTTGGAAAACATGAGAAGCTGAGGTGACTAAAAGCATAAACATCTTGAATCACCTTTGACCATCAGCTCATAAGCTTCCTGTGAGATTCCTTCAGTTTGGTTTTCGTTTTC
This genomic interval from Silurus meridionalis isolate SWU-2019-XX chromosome 22, ASM1480568v1, whole genome shotgun sequence contains the following:
- the gmnn gene encoding geminin → MSSVRKMKQVENPRENVKNFFVAQTSGESSRRRTLQVLQPSAVNKPLGKIFETGKSVPKRKLWCADQVKGSKRVKAEVAVKHADAENENQTEGISQEAYELMVKETPTASYWKELAEERRKALFNVLQENEKLHKEIEAKDEQIAKLQSENDELQELAQHVQHMADMIERLTGKSPDSLEDLREIAFDAEDENPESENEESGSDLEDETENAGVETETEDNVASEDSSK